The nucleotide sequence TTTCTTCTGACTTCTGGTGATCCTCAGCTGTCTGCTGACTTATGAGTGGAGCCATTAAAAAGCTGATGGAAGCTTTGTATACTTAAATAGGGCTTGGTTGTGGGTTAATGCAGGTACACCTGGGGACTGCCATTTGTCCTTGTAATTAGCTCTTTTCTCTTGGGCTGGTCAGCTTTCCCAGAGAAGTCTCCTGGAGGGGATGGGCCTGTTGCCTGGGTTCCAATAGCCAGAGAGGGCCGGTATACAACCTTCCACGGGAGTCCCTCTGTTTCAGCAGAGTGCGCTGCCCTCAGACGCCCCACTAGGAGGGGGTCAGAGGGCTGACTGCTTCACCAGCAGACCTTTCCACTCTCTAGGTTCTTAtacccactctcccctcccctccagagtTACCTAGTGCCCACATTTCTGAGTCTCTTGATGGGTTCCCCAGGGTAAATCAGGTCGCCCTGTAGCTTTTCATTACTGGCTTAGATTTGAGCTTTCTGAGGACTGAGAAGCCAGTTACTGCTTGTTTCCCTGCTTTCCAGCTCCCAACGTTTTATTGCCATTTTCTCGTCTTTGGgtgtgttttagaaaaatctcATTAGTACTGTTTGAGTGGCGTTTCAGAAGAGACTGGAGCCACATACTTTTCTTCAATTGCCATCTTTAACTAGACTGTACCCAACTATCTGTGAATAGAAGGTTCACACCCTGTCCTCATTGCCATTTTCTGTCTAGTGCCTAGATTTGATGTTCTAAAGCTGTGGTGTAATCAACCAGAGAGCTTTCTCCTTACTTTGGTCTCTGAATATTAGATACATAAGTCACTTTGgctttcttgtttatttcagGCCTTGTTTCCAAGAAAATAAGAGCTGAGTCACTGAGTTAACAAAGTTAAGTCTCTCAAGGTAACGGTTTAAAAGTCAGCAGGCAGCAAACCTGATTTGAACAGGTGGTGGGGGAACTGCTTGGGGTGGTGGgtggcgccccccccccccaagggtGGACCGCAGGGGCAGTCAGTGCTTCCCACCACGGAGAACACAGGGTCTCAGACCTCTTAAGGCGGAGCTGTCTAAAAGGCTGTTGAATAAGTAGTTCTGGAGGGAACACGGAAGAACTTTCTGTGGAGATAGATTTTCACCAAACCAATTTTGCTCTTTCTTATTTAGCCGTGCTTTTTAGTGAGCTATTTTTATCTCCATCACAATCTCCTTAGCCCAAGCCCCCCTGGGTTTCAGCTGGATTTCTAATTGCTTCCTCCTAGGTTTACCATCTCCCCAAGCGGACAGGGAGCTCCTTTGCCTTGGAgtgacaggaagaaggaagagttgCCAGGTGGGCAGGGGTGGCAGGACACTCTAGGAAGGGGCATTGTGTGGAAAACACAGAGACGTGACAGAACATGGCACATTAAGAAAATAGCAAGTGGGTTGACCTGCAGCCTTGGTTGCCATTGGGCCTTTGTAGGAAAGAGATGTGCAGACATAACAGGGTGTCCTGCCTTGTGGATCCAGCTTAAGAGTTCATCCCAGGTGCTGTCAGCTCAGGTGTTAGTGGATTTCAGTGATGGTGTCTTGGTACTTTATTGAGGataaatacacacatgcagacaTTTTTCAGATATAAGATTTTTCGAGGTGCTGACAAGTGACCCCTCCCTATGATTTAGAGGGTAGTTTACCCTCTAGGCAGAAGGTAGGCCTATCTTACATGATAATTGTCATCTGTAGccatattttttaatctattttttacatttttaaattttttatgcaATCTCTGTGCCTACCCTGGGACGCctactcatgaccctgagatccgcagtcacatgctctaccgacacgagccagccaggcgccgcggctcccctcctcccccggTGTAgtcatatttgaaatgaaatttgtACAAGTTGTTTACTGCTTAAATTTCAGAAGAACATTATTATAGaaacttttttggtttttcttttactctAACCTGATAAAATGCAATGATTGTGACACAAAATATATGGCCTATGGATTAGGAAATATCAATGACTTTGCGAACACATGGAGTTGATGGCACCTagagggttttttgggtttttttttgttttgttttttttcctgtttttatctaAGACAGTGGCCTTTAACCTGTTTGAATCTTGGACTCCTTAGCAAATCTGCAACAAGCTTTGGTCCAAGAACTCCAATATTCATACCTCCTAATGTTGCACAGAATTTCAGAGAATTCACAGCCACTTATGAACCCCTGCTCTAAGTTAAGAGTGAAAACCTAGCCACAGCCATCTGGTAAGGTACTTATCAAGGTCTCACATCTGTCATCTTCAACCAAGTTAGTCCTGCCCCGGGAGCACCTGTTTTGCTGATTAGACATACACTGAGTCCCAAATCATCTGCCACACTCACTCGGATACGATACCCACCAGATTTTTCAGTGCATATGTGTAATAAGAAACAACTACCTCAAGGTTCTGAGAAACATCATCTTTACCTTGCTGATGTTTCTGGATAGTTTTGTTAATGTTGGAAACTTGCTACCAATGTCCTCCAAAGAACTGATACTAAGAGAAGCAACCTCTCACTTACCCACCCTGCTCCATGATTGACTGTTTCATATTTTGTGAGTATAAGAAGTAAACAGAAACTTGATAGAGGCCCTTTTAAAACTGGCttttaacatatttatagaaaaacaatCCCAAGTTATGGGAGTATGAGACACAGGGAAATGTTTGGAGCAGAGCCTTCTTATCTATAAGGAATGGTGATGAATGGAGTCAAAAAAATCTTAGAGTACCAACGTTGgaagattaaaaatggaaattcagtTTCCTATCAGAAATGGGGCTTGCATTGTGTCACTGGGCACAATGGAAATAGAAGCCAGAAGTCATAGTTTATTTTGAGAATGCCGTAGAACATTTGTCGTTCCCCATTAGCTGATTGTGTTACGCAGCACTGGGGACATCCTAGAACTACTACACTTGTGCTCTGACCTCTACCATCATATACCACCGCTCTCAGGGCACACAGCCTTTCCTAGCTGTTGCcatatatatatgttcttattCCAATCTGATCCTCTCTCATCCCCAAAATAATCAGTATGAACAGAATGAAGCAGATGGCACAAGCCTTCTTTGGCGTACTGGCAGATCTGTATCACTCACTCAGTATTTTTAGAATCAAGGGGATTGAAAATTATGTCCTGAGATGTTTTGGGGGAAGACTTACTATCTTTCCCGGGTGACAGGTGTTAAAATATTACCGTATTTAAGACTCAAATGCAATCTGTATGTCACAGAATAGACTGATTATCATCAGGACCATCCTTTTGTCAATTCTCTGTTAGGATTGTTGGTGGTCTGCCAGATAATAGAAAGTTAATCATGAGTCTGTTTTAAGGATGTGGCCAGAAAGCGCATCAGGTTTCAACTAAAGATTGGAATCGGCAGCAGCCAGCCAGTGTTGGTCATGTACGTGGTGATGGGGGACGTTGTATTATCCACAccgtttatttttttaaaaacagctgagCTTTGATCCTCAGCCACAATGAATTTATAGTCTGTTGAGACAGACTATTTTTATAGGATTTTGTGATATCATGAAAAcagtgtaaatatttatatttgaaggtCCACATTAATGAAATACACAGCTATGGTGAATGGAACCTTAAAACCATTTGTGAATTTGAATTCATCATTAAAAAAGacttcctgaagaaattaaagagtGTTCATTTTCAGATTAATTCAATTCAGCATCTGAGGACCAACTTTGCACTTAGTGTTGGGCTAGGTGTATTTAACACACAGACCTAAAACTCACGAAGTTTTGGGAAAAGACATtcatgaaataagtgaaatatgtataaaaatgctTGAATTACATTTGTTCTTCGAAAGTTCCATGGGGAGCACAGGAAGGAAATGTGTGTcacgtttaaaaaaaatatgccgTGTCTAAAAATCCCTGATTATATACCCACCATATTTGAAGGGCCAAGCCAAGGAAAATGTAGGTAATGATGTCCATGACTGTTGGACTTTGGAGTCTAGGGAAGTGGCTGGAAAGCAGATCtgggaaaattttatttagtgGTCAAGGGCaggcactttctttcttttctttctttttttcttttttttttttttttggtctaaattGAGTAGATCTTacttttcctttgtattcttGGTGTGTTGATAAGCTATGAGCCAAAGTTCCTAtctgttgaaaaacaaagaatacgAATTTTTACCTGTAGTGTCATGGGTCTTTTCTGCATTTGTGAGCACTTGTGTTCCTCCCACTGTGCAAAATGGATGGTGGTTGTGTAGTGGGAGAGAACATGTTTTTCTCTTGTATCCATAACTGAGTGGCTAGGACCCTGTGCCAGTTGTGCAGCTGACAGCTTCTACTTTTAATACCAGTGTTTCATAAACAACCTATATTTGTGTGGTGTGTTTTTAGATTCCCGTGTATTTCAGATCCCTGTTGTTCCAGTTGGTGGTCCCCAACAGCCCACTGTATGTATCAGGTGGTGtcacaaatgaggaaagacaCTCAAGATGTAGCCAACAAATGGGCAAGCTAGAATTTGAACTGGGGAATCCTTCCCCGGCATTCATAGAGCAAGAGACTTGGTCTACAGAAACCGTCCCATGTTTCAGGGAAACACCGGAGGGTGAATCAGTAGCACAGCTGGGTCTAAAGGCAAGCAGAACcttgccctcctctccctctcaagCAGGAAACTGAGCTCTGCTACCTGGTACAGCAGCCCCTAGCCACATGGGGCTATTTTAACACAAAGTTCAGTTTCTCAGCGTCACATTTTGAGTGTTTAGTAGCCATAAGCTATGTGACATTTCtgtcatcacagaaagttctcttGGACATACTGGTCATCTCTCAGAAAACAAGAGTGGGGAGAATGAATTTAGTGAGCGAAGTTGGAAGAAGTGTCTATGCAGGGGACTgatggaagggagagaaaaccccCCCCCCCGTCAAGCCAGCTCGTCTCCTGACGGACTGGGGCTATTTTGAATTCAGCTAtaatgagaacaaagaaaagaggaatcTTAAACTTCATTCCATgtgtatattttcatcttttttgataGACCTGGAAAGAACACAGCAATTTCAAGTGAATAAGTATTTTCAATGACGAAGATAAATTCTATGGCTTTTATAGCTGGGCCAGTATTACGGCCAGACTTGGGCCAGATGAGAAGTAGGACACATCATCAGACCTGGCAGCAAATACTCAGCCACACGGGATAGCGTTCCTAGAAGGAGTTGTTTTGTCTGTGGCCGCAGTTGTTGGGGAGGCCTCAGAGGGCGGCCTTGGGCACGAACGGCAATACCGCGAGGGCACAAGGAGTTGGGGAGACGGGCTCAGTTCGAGTCAGACTTGGTGACAGAGGAGCAAGGTAGGTGCGTGCTGCCGTTGGAAGGTTTGGTGCCAAGATGCTGGCTGAGAACGCCCACGTGCCCAGCTTTGGATCGGTGCTGAAAGTTCACGTCCAAGTGCGCACTTTGGCTCTGAGGCTTCCAGGCGGGTGGGGCGCCTCAGGGAGGGGTCTCTCCCTGGGGCTGGCTCCTGGGGAACTCTGAGCAGACACTAAAAACATCTGAGCTAGCTGACGAGGAACACAAGAATTTTGCTGCAGTTTTTGGCCATTAGAAAAGGAATGTCAGTTTCTCTGTGTACATGTGCTCTGAGCTGGTATGTTTAAAGATGCTTCAACTGTTAGTACAATAAAATTGCACCTAGCTAGACTTCACTTTTCCAATCAGAAAGTAACTGTGAAAAGGTaagtaaaattaacttttaacAATAAGGAGCCACTCTAGAGACTGGGCAGTCAATGAACGCCTGCGGGAAACAGGCACTTGACGACCTGCTGTGATCGGTCCCTTCACCAGGAGGGCTCTGCTTCCTTGGCAAAGCTCAGAAAAGGCTGGGCTGCATACAAAAGCTACTCCAAGGTGTTTAATGTAAACATATagtactctaattttttttttttttttaaacacacggAAGGTTAGCATTCACTTGCCTAAGAATTACTCTCTAGAAAAGCACAGGATTCTAGGTAGCCAGGCTTTTACTGCCTCGTTCAGGACTGCTTGCCATGCCGGCCTCATCTTAAGATGGTCTGCAGCTAGAAGCAGAAGGGCCTGGCCTTGGGGGACTTGTCAGGGTTGGAAAGGTGGTGAGACAGGTTGAGATCGAGGCGGCTGCAGGCCCACCTCCTGGAAATGGCCTGGGAACAAGCAGTTGGCCCTCCAGGGCAGGGATGGAGAATGTCCCCATAAAGCAAAGGGGAAGAGATTAGGAGCACAGCTCACTAGAGGATGCTAACTACACCTCAGACCGCAGCCTGAGCCGCCCTTGTTTCCATGGGAATACTGGGTCTCCCCTCTGCAGGCCCCACATCCGTGAGCTAAACTAGCTTTATTCACATTTTGTTGCCATCCTAGAGCTGAGACCTTCAGCCTGCTAACCTTGCAAACAAATTAACTTGGATGTATACAAATTATTTCATCTCATCCATGGAAGTTTAAACAGGTGTGATAAGCAGTGTATGTTATGCTAACAACGAGGGAAGAAGAATAGCCCATGGTTTGAATAAGCAGAGATGATTTTTGTCTGTACCAGTGAAACACTGGAACGCACAGgggagtgttttttgttttttttctttgaattggtCGACCTAGTCTCCCACTGACCTGAAGTCAGGATCTGAAGTAGCTAATACCGTCTGTATGGAAACAGCAGTCTCTGTTGAAGGGGATACAAGCTTCGTGTGCTCTCCCAAGATGTCCCAACACTATGCTGGCCTCCCTGCCGCTCAGGACTTTCTTGCAGAAGGACCTGTGGAAGcacacagggaggagggagacccgGGGGCCACACTGGAGCCTCCGAAAGGAACCTGGTGGTTCTGGGTCACTGGTGCTGagctggcaggggaggaggggcactGGTTTCCAAAGGCTAATGCAAGAAAACtgttcctctgttcctcttctctctgcagaCGGCCTGGTGATCTGGAGCACGTGCCCGCCTAGTGATGCAGATTACCTTTCTGCTCTTGGACCCTCACCTGCGCCTCCGACATTCTCCTCCCAGCCCGAGACTGCATATATAAGTTGGGATGTGGGAAAGCAGGAAGCAAAGCTCATGGTAACTGAGAGGCCCATATCTGGGTAGAACCAGGCCCAGGACCACGACGCGGCCTCTCCCCTGGTCTGGAGTTTTGGCTGTCGTGGCTCCGCTCATGTGCTCAGCACCATCCTTCCATTTGTGCTTAAATGGCACAGCATTTGGTCAGCGCATCTGAAAAGGAAGGTGTGAGAAGTAAAGCCCATGGCCACCTATCCCTGCCAATTATGTGGCAAGACGTTCCTCACCCTGGAGAAGTTCACTATCCACAATTATTCCCACTCCAGGGAGCGACCTTACAAGTGCTTGCAGCCAGACTGTGGCAAAGCCTTCATTTCCAGATATAAATTAATGAGGTGAGAGGCTCTAGAAAAGGTATGCACTTTTACACATACCTTGAAATGGCTTAGGTAGCCCTCTGAGCAGACACTGCGAGGGAAAGTGGATGCAGCTTGTGGATGCACATTAGCCCTTAATGCCACTGCTTACTGTGGTTTTCTGTGACAGTTTTGCATGTAGCATCAGTTCATTCTTTCAACCAGTATTTCCTGTGGTCCTGTGATATGCCAGGCataaaaaaaggacagaaagaccCATGCTGGACAGTGAGTCATGCAAACACAATGAAAATTCGATGCAAGTTCTTTGACAAAGCTACACAGGTGTAGGGAGCTGTTCCCCAGGACTTGATGCGTGCTTGCAAGGCTTCCCAGACAGGTAGTCTTAGGCTGTGACCTAAGGAGTGATGAGAAGGTGGACGGAGAAGAGGTTCTAGGGAAGCCCGAAGCCTTGACCTTAAAGCACACAAGTACAGAGGGTAGTGGTAGAGGAGGTACGGGTGAGGCTCAATTGGAGGCAAAAAAAGGAAGTCTGTCCACATAGGCTTATCTGCTGTCCTAAAGGGTTTATTTATTCTATTGAGTCTAAGTAGTGCAAAACAGGATTTAGACTGGGATGTTAGAAAGAAGATTCATAGTaatttggagaagagagaggaggcatCCAGTAGAGGGATATGAAGTAGGATAACATTCCAGGGCCTGACagtgaggctggagaggagggaacGTCTGGCAAGCATCAGCTTACGGAGCCTCTTCTCAATTTAGGAGCAGTCTGTCTGGCCGAACAGGTAGAATTGTTGGGTAACCAGGTGTTGAGGATATGCCTTTAACTGGATTTTCAAAGGCATCCATGATACACAGAAGGATAAAAACCACTGTTGTAGCACTGTTGTGCAGTCCGTAGTACATTTAGTCTGCTTTCTTAAACGACAGTTAGGTGCTCACTTCCATGAGGGAAATGAATTTATGAGCTATAGTTTCTGCCTCCAAAGGTTTTTATATCCCAGAAAAGATAAAACCTATGGAGCATCCCTCATTTGCACACTAGTCCTGAGCAGCGTCATTGAGCATGAAtgttgtgtggtgtgtgtgagaTCCGCACGCAGAATCCCCGCTACTGTGTGCTGCTTTGGACACCTGGTGAAGGGAAATCTGTCATTTGCCTTTCATCTTCATGATGGGAACTTCAGAGCTGCAACTTTCAGACTACCACAGGTGAGAGTCCAAATGTGGCCAGAGAGGATTTCCCTCTGAGTGGTATTAACATGGACCACAGTATTATTAAATCTTGGAGTGCCCTTGGAGGAAGGTACCTGAAAGTTTTGAAAAGATCTGAGTTATGCTCCTGGCCCTTTAGATGGGGCCTGTCATAGGTAATTGTAATATGTCACTGTCATAGATAATTGTAATATGATCTAGTTTTTTAAATGAGCCTATAAATAcataggtattttaaaattcagatggGTTCCGTACATAGGCCGATGTTTAGTTTCCACAAATATGTAAGtatgagtgcctactgtgtgcacaGATTTTGCTGCAAAGCCTTCCTGTTTTGCAACAAGCTGCTTCTGTGGATGTAGGAATTCTGACCCACGTGCTGAAAGCCATGTTTGCTGTGGTCAGCCCGTGGCGAGGATGTGGCAGCAGCAAATAAGGATtgagacagggacagagatagATATTTGGAGAAGACAGTGGAGCTGGCAGATGATTGGAGTGACAGGAATTAGGTGGGATTACCCCTTTGAGAACACTGAAAACGTCTTAAGCCATTTGTTTCAGAGGTGGTAGCTCTGAGGAAGGGAAACAACTTGCCCAGGGAAGGGTGTGAAGTGAGGTGGGAACAGGAAGCAGCGCACTTTGGGCAAGAACCTCCCGCCCAGGCGCAGCGGCCAGCCTGGTGAGCCTCGGCCTGAAACCGCAGGTCTGAAACGGAATAGACGAGAGGAGAGATGGTGGGGTTGCTTTCGGCTTTGGGTTTGTAGCTTTTACAACGGGCAGCATTTCCTCCCAATTCCCCTCAGTTGCAACATAAGCTCCATTTTATAAGCAGAGGTGGGAGAAAAAAACTTGCTTAACTAGAGAAGAGAACTGGGTCCCAGTACAGCAAATGGGGAAAGCAGGTGGAAACAGCAAAAGACAAGAAAGCAAGCTGATTTGGCAAGGCTGGTGGGAAGTCTTACTGCCAGCAGGGACCCTTGAGGAATTCTGAGATCATGGGCACAGCCCAGGCGCCACCTTTGGTGCTGCCTAAAGCACAGACTGAAACTGGTGGTTTCATGGGTTGTGAGGCAAGAAGAGAAGTTGAGGGAAGGAAACCAGTTATTGAAGTAATTTCAGCTATAAGCTGATCGTGTTCTAGATTGAGATTGTTGCATGAGTCAAGGATCAGTTGAAAGGGGAAAGAACTGGATGCCAGTCAAGGGAGAGAGCCAAAAATGCAGAGGAATGGCGGCTGGTATTATTGCCCACGTAGAATTTGGTCAATCTATGCCTTTCTCACAGGTAGTCAGGAGTAGGATGGTCCAGAGTTGTTAACTTGGCATTGATCTATTTATCCATGGGCAATAAATGCAATCTAGTCAGATCAAAGTcctccacaaagaaaaaaaaagagaggcatgAATAGAAGAGCCAGGGCAGAGCTCTTGGGGGCCTATTCACTAGTACTGGACCAAATAAAAAGTCGTTTAAATGCCAAGCTTGTAGATGGTTCCCCCCTCACATCTATTCCTGATGATGTATCTGTGGCTATCTTGTATGAGAATGGGGTTGTTTGGCCTCTAACTAGGCTTGGCAAACCCCATCTGCACTGTATTTCAGTATGCATGGGACTTGGAGCCACAGCATCCTTTCCCATCTCTCTGATGCCCAGAACACTGGTTCCTGTCCCTCCACATTGTTTGTGCCATGATATCTATCCCTGTGTTTGTTGAGCTCTGGTGTCATGGAGGGAAAGGATAggcacttcttttctttttatgcccTGCAAAGAGTcagctaattttttatttttttttttaagggaaagaggcagagatacaaggtgttggtttatttttttaaatttttttttaattttgagagtgacagagcacaagcaggcagagggagaaggagaggcagactccctgataagcaaggagcctgatgcagggctccatcccaggatcctgagatcatgacctgagccaaaagcagatatttaactgCGCCACTGAGGCGTCccagttttgctttatttttaaggaaatgacaGTTTGGCTTAACTCATTATATTTTTGAACTGGCTCCTGTAGATCCCTTACCCATTCTACCTCTagcaaaggaaaaggaatggaCAAGCTAGGGTAGAAGGTTGGGTGAAAAGTATAATTAGTACACTTTTGACTTAAATCTTTTCCTTACAGAAATGAGTTGTTAGGAATTCTTCTGTATCCAAAGCCACAAGTTCAGTTGCATCTCAGAGGCATGCAGCCCCGTCTCCAGTTCTTCAACATCAGCCTACTTCCTGAAGGTCACTGGTAATTTCATTGGCAGTTCAAAAAGACTTTCTCTGTAACAGTTGAAAGTTTTTCTTTGAGCTTCCAGGACAAGCCATAGTCATCCTAGTTGATCTGAAATTTCAGAATACCTGTTTTATATCTGTAAAGCACAAATCAGTTCTGGAAAACCATCAcagttccattttcttttgtagttccacTGGTTTCCTAAAATCTAAatgcttttggtttttaaagactCAGTGATAGGAGGAAATCCCAAGTTCAATTACAACTTTAGTCAtccttaaaactttaaaaatgtccattttagTAAATAAGTGTATCATAAAATGCCAAGTCCTTTAAGTTTTCCTTCCAAAACAGTGTCCATAATTACAACTTGTGGCTTGCAGGTACAACATAGGTTGCTTCACACCCATTTTGACAGTTCACTCTTTTAGGTATTCTGTGTTTAGAGCCTCTGGAGCCAGGGGCTGCACACCTCTGAGATGAGAGCGGATAGAAAAGTACTAACTAGAAGACCCGAGACTGAAGCGTAAGGATCTCCTGGATCTCACGCTCCAAGCACAGGTCGTGGGTGGTACTCTGGGTCCAAGTGAACACTCTCTGAGAATACGGATAAAATTTTCAGTGTTATTTCTGTGGCCTGAATTTTTTGTCTCAATTGGTAAAGACCAAGCAGGAGTTATACTTATAGGAACAGAAACCTAAAATCTGGGAAGGGGGCATGAGGGGGGCATGGGGTTCTATATAGAAGGTAAATTGGGTCACTTTTGAAAATGCAGTAATTTCCAAAGAGCCTTCTTGAAAAATTACCTATTTTTCAATGTGTTTGTTTAGAAATCTTTGTATAGATGAGGAAGATAGAttctcaaagaatatttttttacagGTTTGAAAACTATTAGACCTctataatgcctttttttttttttaagaatataaagttGTATGTCTGTAGAatctggaaaacacagaaaagctcTCTTTTAGATGAAAATCTCTTATGCCAGCACCTAGAAAAgccattaacattttaataatagcatCCCCACACGCTTGACTATTAAAACAAACTGAGTCTATTATgaaatttttccttctgctcctagGCACATGGCTACCCATTCGCCCCAGAAATCTCACCAGTGTGCTCACTGTGAGAAGACATTCAACCGGAAGGACCACCTGAAGAACCACctccaaactcatgaccccaacaAGATGGCCTTTGGGTGTGAGGAGTGTGGGAAGAAGTACAACACCATGCTGGGCTACAAGAGGCACCTGGCCCTCCATGCGGCCAGCAGCGGTGACCTCACCTGTGGGGTCTGTGCCCTGGAGCTAGGGAGCACAGAAGTGCTGCTGGACCACCTCAAAGCCCATGCTGAGGAAAAGCCCCAGAGCGGAACCAAGGAAAAGAAGCACCAGTGCGACCACTGTGAGAGATGCTTCTACACCCGGAAGGACGTGCGGCGCCACCTGGTGGTCCACACCGGCTGCAAGGACTTCCTGTGCCAGTTCTGTGCCCAGCGATTTGGGCGCAAAGACCACCTCACTCGACATACCAAGAAGACACACTCACAGGAGCTGATGAAAGAGAGTCTGCAGTCTGGAGACCTTCTGAGCACCTTCCACTCCATCTCTCCCCAGTTTCAATTGAAGGCTGCCCCGCTGTCTCCTTTCCCTATAGGAGCTCCTGCACAGAACGGGCTTGCAAGTAGCTTGCCAGCTGAGGTACACAGCCACCCCCACAACCCCACGGATCAAACCGCCCAGCCTGTACAACCGCTGCCAGAGCCCCTGGTCCCCCTCCACCCAGTAACAGCTCCTagctctcctcccccacccctccagaaTCACAAGTACAACACCAGTTCTACCTCATACTCCCCACTTGCAAGCCTGCCCCTCAAAACAGATACGAAAGGATTTTGCAATATCAATTTGCTTGAGGACTTGCCTCTGCAAGAGCCTCAGTCACCTCACAAGCTCACCCCAGGTTTTGATCTGGCTAAGGGAAGTGCTGGTAAAGTAAGCCTGCCCAAGGAGCTAACTGCAGATGCTGTGAACCTAACAATACCTGCCTCTTTGGACATCTCCCCCCTGTTGGGCTTCTGGCAGCTGCCCCCGCCTGCTACCCAAAATGCCTTTGGGAATAGCTCTCTcaccctggggcctggggagtCTCTGCCCCACAGGTTAGGCTGTCTGGGGCAGCAGCAACAAGATCCCTCACTAGCCATGAGCACCATGAGCCTGGGGCagctcccccttcctcccatcccccacgtTTTCCCAGCTGGCACCGGCTCCGCCATCCTGCCTCATTTCCATCATGCATTCAGATGACTGGTTTTCAAAGCATACTTTTCTTATTCTGGAAGGTGTTTTAAGAAGCATTTTAAACATCAGTTATAATAATACAAGGAAAGATTTGGAAAGCAGGACTGGGAATATGGCTTATTCAGTGATGACTGGCTTGAGATGAGAAGAGTTCTCGAACTGCATGTATTGTGCCAATCTGTCCTGAGTGTTCATGCTTTGTACCAAATTTAATCAAGTATTCTTTAATGGAACTGCAAATATTGTCATAACCGACATCCAAACGAGGGCTGCTATATATACGTGTTTGTCAAATTGAATTTAATCGTAAGCCATGATCATAATTAACTAATTTTATGTGGCACTGCCTAG is from Mustela erminea isolate mMusErm1 chromosome 4, mMusErm1.Pri, whole genome shotgun sequence and encodes:
- the PLAGL1 gene encoding zinc finger protein PLAGL1 isoform X5 codes for the protein MWESRKQSSWHMATHSPQKSHQCAHCEKTFNRKDHLKNHLQTHDPNKMAFGCEECGKKYNTMLGYKRHLALHAASSGDLTCGVCALELGSTEVLLDHLKAHAEEKPQSGTKEKKHQCDHCERCFYTRKDVRRHLVVHTGCKDFLCQFCAQRFGRKDHLTRHTKKTHSQELMKESLQSGDLLSTFHSISPQFQLKAAPLSPFPIGAPAQNGLASSLPAEVHSHPHNPTDQTAQPVQPLPEPLVPLHPVTAPSSPPPPLQNHKYNTSSTSYSPLASLPLKTDTKGFCNINLLEDLPLQEPQSPHKLTPGFDLAKGSAGKVSLPKELTADAVNLTIPASLDISPLLGFWQLPPPATQNAFGNSSLTLGPGESLPHRLGCLGQQQQDPSLAMSTMSLGQLPLPPIPHVFPAGTGSAILPHFHHAFR
- the PLAGL1 gene encoding zinc finger protein PLAGL1 isoform X3, whose product is MWPLFHVTSNSPLYLRLTKVGLLREAPERTPRPPGSWCFLSPSRHMATHSPQKSHQCAHCEKTFNRKDHLKNHLQTHDPNKMAFGCEECGKKYNTMLGYKRHLALHAASSGDLTCGVCALELGSTEVLLDHLKAHAEEKPQSGTKEKKHQCDHCERCFYTRKDVRRHLVVHTGCKDFLCQFCAQRFGRKDHLTRHTKKTHSQELMKESLQSGDLLSTFHSISPQFQLKAAPLSPFPIGAPAQNGLASSLPAEVHSHPHNPTDQTAQPVQPLPEPLVPLHPVTAPSSPPPPLQNHKYNTSSTSYSPLASLPLKTDTKGFCNINLLEDLPLQEPQSPHKLTPGFDLAKGSAGKVSLPKELTADAVNLTIPASLDISPLLGFWQLPPPATQNAFGNSSLTLGPGESLPHRLGCLGQQQQDPSLAMSTMSLGQLPLPPIPHVFPAGTGSAILPHFHHAFR
- the PLAGL1 gene encoding zinc finger protein PLAGL1 isoform X4; this translates as MMGTSELQLSDYHRHMATHSPQKSHQCAHCEKTFNRKDHLKNHLQTHDPNKMAFGCEECGKKYNTMLGYKRHLALHAASSGDLTCGVCALELGSTEVLLDHLKAHAEEKPQSGTKEKKHQCDHCERCFYTRKDVRRHLVVHTGCKDFLCQFCAQRFGRKDHLTRHTKKTHSQELMKESLQSGDLLSTFHSISPQFQLKAAPLSPFPIGAPAQNGLASSLPAEVHSHPHNPTDQTAQPVQPLPEPLVPLHPVTAPSSPPPPLQNHKYNTSSTSYSPLASLPLKTDTKGFCNINLLEDLPLQEPQSPHKLTPGFDLAKGSAGKVSLPKELTADAVNLTIPASLDISPLLGFWQLPPPATQNAFGNSSLTLGPGESLPHRLGCLGQQQQDPSLAMSTMSLGQLPLPPIPHVFPAGTGSAILPHFHHAFR
- the PLAGL1 gene encoding zinc finger protein PLAGL1 isoform X2 — encoded protein: MATYPCQLCGKTFLTLEKFTIHNYSHSRERPYKCLQPDCGKAFISRYKLMRHMATHSPQKSHQCAHCEKTFNRKDHLKNHLQTHDPNKMAFGCEECGKKYNTMLGYKRHLALHAASSGDLTCGVCALELGSTEVLLDHLKAHAEEKPQSGTKEKKHQCDHCERCFYTRKDVRRHLVVHTGCKDFLCQFCAQRFGRKDHLTRHTKKTHSQELMKESLQSGDLLSTFHSISPQFQLKAAPLSPFPIGAPAQNGLASSLPAEVHSHPHNPTDQTAQPVQPLPEPLVPLHPVTAPSSPPPPLQNHKYNTSSTSYSPLASLPLKTDTKGFCNINLLEDLPLQEPQSPHKLTPGFDLAKGSAGKVSLPKELTADAVNLTIPASLDISPLLGFWQLPPPATQNAFGNSSLTLGPGESLPHRLGCLGQQQQDPSLAMSTMSLGQLPLPPIPHVFPAGTGSAILPHFHHAFR